In Ochotona princeps isolate mOchPri1 chromosome 22, mOchPri1.hap1, whole genome shotgun sequence, the following are encoded in one genomic region:
- the TLDC2 gene encoding TLD domain-containing protein 2 isoform X2, which yields MKGGRWRYTRLPSSVEDALSAEEDAEEEEEAAAAPAPEEPLEPQLTEASQLSLHLPPRVRGHPWSLVFRTARDGFSLRRLYRQMEGHGGPALLVLRDQDGQMFGAFSSSAIRLSKGFYGTGETFLFSFCPQLKVFNWTGRNSFFVKGDLDSLMVGSGSGQFGLWLDGDLYRGGSQPCATFNNEVLARHEQFCIMELEAWVLS from the exons ATGAAAGGTGGCCGCTGGCGCTACACTCGGCTG CCCAGCAGTGTGGAAGATGCCCTGTCTGCAGAGGAGGatgctgaggaagaggaggaggcggcggcagccccagccccagaggAGCCCCTGGAGCCCCAGCTGACAGAGGCCAGCCAG CTCAGCCTCCACCTGCCCCCACGGGTCAGGGGACACCCCTGGAGCCTAGTCTTCCGCACCGCACGGGATGGTTTCAGCCTGCGGAGGCTGTACCGGCAGATGGAAGGCCATGGCGGGCCAGCGCTGCTGGTGCTGCGGGACCAGGATGGGCAG ATGTTTGGCGCCTTCTCCTCCTCGGCCATCCGGCTCAGCAAGGGCTTCTATGGGACGGGCGAgaccttcctcttctccttctgcCCCCAGCTGAAG GTCTTCAACTGGACAGGACGCAACTCTTTCTTCGTGAAGGGAGACTTGGACTCGTTGATGGTGGGCAGCGGCAG TGGCCAGTTTGGGCTGTGGTTGGATGGAGATTTGTACCGTGGTGGGAGTCAGCCCTGCGCGACCTTCAACAACGAGGTGCTGGCCCGGCATGAGCAGTTCTGCATCATGGAACTGGAGGCCTGGGTGCTAAGCTGA
- the TLDC2 gene encoding TLD domain-containing protein 2 isoform X1: MKGGRWRYTRLPSSVEDALSAEEDAEEEEEAAAAPAPEEPLEPQLTEASQVLGASEIRQLSLHLPPRVRGHPWSLVFRTARDGFSLRRLYRQMEGHGGPALLVLRDQDGQMFGAFSSSAIRLSKGFYGTGETFLFSFCPQLKVFNWTGRNSFFVKGDLDSLMVGSGSGQFGLWLDGDLYRGGSQPCATFNNEVLARHEQFCIMELEAWVLS, translated from the exons ATGAAAGGTGGCCGCTGGCGCTACACTCGGCTG CCCAGCAGTGTGGAAGATGCCCTGTCTGCAGAGGAGGatgctgaggaagaggaggaggcggcggcagccccagccccagaggAGCCCCTGGAGCCCCAGCTGACAGAGGCCAGCCAGGTGCTGGGGGCCTCGGAGATCAGGCAG CTCAGCCTCCACCTGCCCCCACGGGTCAGGGGACACCCCTGGAGCCTAGTCTTCCGCACCGCACGGGATGGTTTCAGCCTGCGGAGGCTGTACCGGCAGATGGAAGGCCATGGCGGGCCAGCGCTGCTGGTGCTGCGGGACCAGGATGGGCAG ATGTTTGGCGCCTTCTCCTCCTCGGCCATCCGGCTCAGCAAGGGCTTCTATGGGACGGGCGAgaccttcctcttctccttctgcCCCCAGCTGAAG GTCTTCAACTGGACAGGACGCAACTCTTTCTTCGTGAAGGGAGACTTGGACTCGTTGATGGTGGGCAGCGGCAG TGGCCAGTTTGGGCTGTGGTTGGATGGAGATTTGTACCGTGGTGGGAGTCAGCCCTGCGCGACCTTCAACAACGAGGTGCTGGCCCGGCATGAGCAGTTCTGCATCATGGAACTGGAGGCCTGGGTGCTAAGCTGA